In Nothobranchius furzeri strain GRZ-AD chromosome 18, NfurGRZ-RIMD1, whole genome shotgun sequence, a single genomic region encodes these proteins:
- the egln3 gene encoding prolyl hydroxylase EGLN3 — translation MPFIEHMSNADLERLALDRVVPALLTHGFCYVDGLLGEPAGSAVLDQVKEMHRSGELQDGRLAGTVPGINRKSIRGDKIAWVSGTERGCEAISFLLALVDRLISVCASRLGNKAIRERSQAMVACYPGNGAGYVKHVDNPNCDGRCLTCIYYLNKNWDPKEHGGVLRIFPEGKPYMADIKPLFDRLLIFWSDRRNPHEVQPSYATRYAVTVWYFDSKERAEAKKRFRGLTASGEEQSSNSS, via the exons ATGCCTTTTATCGAGCATATGTCCAACGCGGACCTGGAGCGGCTGGCGCTGGACCGGGTCGTGCCGGCCCTGCTGACCCACGGCTTCTGCTACGTGGACGGACTCCTCGgggagccggccgggagcgcggtGCTGGACCAGGTGAAGGAGATGCACCGTTCCGGGGAGCTGCAGGACGGCCGTCTGGCCGGCACCGTCCCGGGCATCAACAGGAAGAGCATCCGCGGGGATAAGATCGCGTGGGTGAGCGGCACCGAGCGGGGATGCGAGGCGATCAGCTTCCTGCTCGCCCTGGTGGATCGGCTCATCTCCGTGTGCGCCAGCCGCCTGGGTAATAAAGCCATCCGAGAGAGGTCCCAG GCCATGGTGGCGTGTTACCCAGGAAACGGAGCAGGTTACGTCAAACACGTGGACAACCCGAACTGTGACGGACGCTGCCTCACCTGCATCTACTACCTCAACAAGAACTGGGACCCCAAG GAGCATGGAGGAGTTCTGAGGATATTCCCAGAGGGGAAACCGTACATGGCTGACATAAAGCCGTTGTTCGACAGACTTCTGATCTTCTGGTCTGATCGGAGGAACCCACACGAGGTGCAGCCGTCTTATGCCACCAG GTACGCAGTCACTGTTTGGTATTTCGACTCTAAGGAGCGAGCTGAGGCCAAGAAGCGCTTCAGAGGCCTGACAG CTTCTGGCGAGGAGCAGAGCAGCAACTCCAGCTGA